A segment of the Saccharomyces kudriavzevii IFO 1802 strain IFO1802 genome assembly, chromosome: 2 genome:
CCACATCTCTTCCATCATTGGTAAGGCGGGCGCCACGATCAAGTCTCTGATCAACAAGCACGGCGTCAAGATCGTGGCCTCCAAGGACTTCTTACCCGCTAGCGACGAAAGAATCATTGAGATTCAGGGCTTCCCGGGCTCCATCACCAATGTACTTATTGAAATCAGTGAGATTATCTTGAGCGACGTTGACGTCAGATTCAACATGGAAAGATCCTATTTCCCTCACTTGAAGAAGTCGGCCGGCGAGCCTCTTTCACCTTCTGCCTCTTCCAACACTAGAATCGAATTGAAGATCCCAGAACTGTACGTGGGCGCCATCATTGGCCGTGGCATGAACAGAATCAAGAACCTGAAGACTTTCACGAAGACCAATATCATTGTGGAAAGGAAGGACGACGACGACAAGGACGATaatttcagaaaatttataaTTACCAGTAAATTCCCCAAGAATGTCAAACTTGCCGAATCGatgcttttgaaaaatctgaaTACGGAAATCGAAAAACGTGAAAACTACAAGAGAAAACTGGAAGCTTCGGAAGGCAACATCACCGCTGCCACTGAACATTCTGACTTCACCTCATCTTcggaagagaaagaagaagtacaagaagaacatcacaataaagatgaagagTAGTGAATACACGCGCGTACGGTGTGCATGTCCACACAGACAACCAAATTATCATCTTAATGAATAATGTTGCATCATTACTAGTTCAATCTGtattttattgaaggaaaaaaagaaagaaaaaaggagatTCAATACGTATGTCacatatgtatatatatttgtataaaAAACGTTTTATAAATACTTAATGAAGCtgttgtatttttcttttgttatCGGAATTCTTCGTTTCAGGCATTTCGTGCATCATCGCCAGATGGAGGCACAGAGAGAGGGAAGGGGAAAATAACATGAAAAATCGCAAGTTTTAGGCCAGTataaacaaataaacaaaaaaatgcaacTCGAGCTCTAGACCACGCACTATCTTCATGGATGAATGATAAACTTAAAAAAGAGCATAAAGATCACGATACTACTACGCAATTTAATGATTTTTCGCCGCCGCATATGAGTATAGACTTCCATTCGAACAACAATAGTAATATCATCGAGACTATTGGTGTTTCCAAAAGACTGGGAAATTCCGTACTTAGCGAACTGGATTCTAGAGCCACGTCAAAGTTCGAATTCCTGCAAGGTCAAaatcaacagcaacacAACAGCAGCGAGAGCGGCGAACTAAACTCGGACTCGTATGATATCAACGAGTTCTTCCAAACAGAGCATGATTCTCAATTTAGTCAGATGGAGTCGCTAGACGCTCATTATACGTTGTTGCACACACCCAAGAGGAAATCCCAGCATGCGACCCAACAGGACCGGTCGGAATCGTTGAAGAGATCAAGACCATCCCGCTCAATTTCATACACTACACCAGCGGTAAATGATATCACAAGAAGAATACGAAGGCTGAAGCTGCGGAACTCATTGGTCAATGGTAATGACATTGTAGCCAGAGCGAGATTCATGCAGGCAAACTCTAATGTCAATTCGATAAAGAACACCCCATTGTCAAAGCCCAAGCCGTTTATGCAGAAACCGAACTTTCTCACGCCCACCACAAATTCCTTGAATAAGGTCAACTCCACTCATCGCAATGcatcctcttcttcgtcaGTCCCGGTGATTCCAAAACCCAAAGTTCCCAAATCTACATCAATAAGAGATTTACACACTAGAATCAAGCCAACAGAACGCACGCCACTTGCGCCAGGAACGAATTCTCAACTGAAGAAATCGGTTTCTGTTTTTGATAGACTCTACAAGCAAACGACGTTCTCTAGGTCAACATCCATGAAGAACTTATCATCAGGCGTTTCTGCAAAGTCCAAGGAACACACCAATACAAAGACTCGGATGGTGAAAAGTAAGACAAGTGGTTCATTGTCCAGTCATCTCAAGCAAAACGCGGACGCCAATACAAAGAACGAGAGACCAATTTGGAGATGATtaggtaaaaaaattgcatcTTATAAGAAACGTCATGAGACGAAATTCAGAAAGCGGGAAAGAATACTACTAATATAAAACTATTTACTGGATatttagaatttttttttctcctttaTACGTAAAAgttgttcaaaaaatttttcattgttttcttttctttctgtttTCTGGAACCTTCAAACTGTTTGGAAGAATCTCTAAAAATATAGAAggataataatattatcaaaaaacAAATCGTGTCACTCATTAAACaccaaaaaatgaaaagaaaaaaaaaagagagaaaattgagaaaaaggaatcaAATTAAAATTCAACTTAGCTTAGCCTTATTTGAACTTCTTACCGAACAGGATCATTTGCAATTGATCATACATTGAGATAACACCAGCACCTGCAACACCTCTTAAGATGTTAGCACCGCAACCCTTGAATAGGGAGGGAACACCTTCGGCAGCGACAATCTTTCTTAAACAGTCAAAGGCACCGTCGTACTTAACGGCTTGGCCAGAGgtcatcatcattcttcttctaaCGGTATCCAATGGGTAGGAACATGTGGAGGCACCAGTAGTAACAACCCAACCTAACAGGAATGAAGCCAAGAATGAACCTTCCAAAGAACCGGTTAGCAAAACAGGTTTCAAGGAATCATACATACCAAAGTACAGACCTCTGTAAACAACAATACCAACAACAGAAGGTAAGAAACCTCTGTAAAGACCGGCGAGACCGTCGGATTTCAAAGTCTTCTTGTAGACGTCGACCAAACCATTGAATTGACGAGCACCACCCTTCTTGGAGGATTTAGAGTCGGCAGCCAATCTGGTTCTTGCATAATCCAAAGAG
Coding sequences within it:
- the SHE1 gene encoding She1p (similar to Saccharomyces cerevisiae SHE1 (YBL031W); ancestral locus Anc_3.317) — translated: MNDKLKKEHKDHDTTTQFNDFSPPHMSIDFHSNNNSNIIETIGVSKRLGNSVLSELDSRATSKFEFLQGQNQQQHNSSESGELNSDSYDINEFFQTEHDSQFSQMESLDAHYTLLHTPKRKSQHATQQDRSESLKRSRPSRSISYTTPAVNDITRRIRRLKLRNSLVNGNDIVARARFMQANSNVNSIKNTPLSKPKPFMQKPNFLTPTTNSLNKVNSTHRNASSSSSVPVIPKPKVPKSTSIRDLHTRIKPTERTPLAPGTNSQLKKSVSVFDRLYKQTTFSRSTSMKNLSSGVSAKSKEHTNTKTRMVKSKTSGSLSSHLKQNADANTKNERPIWR
- the HEK2 gene encoding Hek2p (similar to Saccharomyces cerevisiae HEK2 (YBL032W); ancestral locus Anc_3.318) — protein: MSQFFEAATPVAIPTNNANGGTSDGSSADTGAAPVVGAVAQPTINHRLLLSLKEAAKIIGTKGSTITRIRAANSVKIGISEKVPGCSDRILSCAGNVINVANAIGDIVDVLNKRSSENEDAAEGEAEEHYYFHFLNHILPAPSKDEIRDLQQLENIGYVRLIVANSHISSIIGKAGATIKSLINKHGVKIVASKDFLPASDERIIEIQGFPGSITNVLIEISEIILSDVDVRFNMERSYFPHLKKSAGEPLSPSASSNTRIELKIPELYVGAIIGRGMNRIKNLKTFTKTNIIVERKDDDDKDDNFRKFIITSKFPKNVKLAESMLLKNLNTEIEKRENYKRKLEASEGNITAATEHSDFTSSSEEKEEVQEEHHNKDEE
- the PET9 gene encoding ADP/ATP carrier protein PET9 (similar to Saccharomyces cerevisiae PET9 (YBL030C) and AAC3 (YBR085W); ancestral locus Anc_3.316) codes for the protein MSSNAQIKTPLPPAPAPKKESNFLIDFLMGGVSAAVAKTAASPIERVKLLIQNQDEMLKQGTLDKKYAGILDCFKRTATQEGIISFWRGNTANVIRYFPTQALNFAFKDKIKAMFGFKKEEGYTKWFAGNLASGGAAGALSLMFVYSLDYARTRLAADSKSSKKGGARQFNGLVDVYKKTLKSDGLAGLYRGFLPSVVGIVVYRGLYFGMYDSLKPVLLTGSLEGSFLASFLLGWVVTTGASTCSYPLDTVRRRMMMTSGQAVKYDGAFDCLRKIVAAEGVPSLFKGCGANILRGVAGAGVISMYDQLQMILFGKKFK